One Cucurbita pepo subsp. pepo cultivar mu-cu-16 chromosome LG09, ASM280686v2, whole genome shotgun sequence DNA window includes the following coding sequences:
- the LOC111801902 gene encoding F-box protein SKIP14-like codes for MALNFSYRPIFPAHLSEENSVSPMNISGAPERNSDVYGMSWLINRELENCLDFLEDTCEGGGSRDCVPGDVLDLLPSDPFGMDISTTFTAITGWLDDLNVDYGGGGGGYGRDERVLVDESNQLFAGLNYIWNNAFRLQSFPHGNEGIVHSSGERGGFSEWSDGRKVGGLSCHTDPQSSYVVDTIQTLGIEPEISGGGFGSWSDERNAGGLSCHSDLESPFVLDTIKTLGTEPEISGGGFGAWSDVRTAGCVSFHTDLESPRHVVDTNQTYSIEPEISGGGFGAWSDGRTAGCVSLRTDLESPRHVMDTIQTLGIEPEISEGGFGAWSDGRTAGCVSFRTDLESPRHVVDTIQTLGIETEISGGGFSTWSDGRTAGCVSFCTDLDSPRYVVDTIQTYSIEPEISGRGFGAWSDGRTAGCVSLRTDLESPRHVVDTIQTFSIAPEISGGGFGAWSDGRTAACVSLRTDLESPRHVVDTIQNFSIEPEISGGGFGAWSDGRRAGGVSCHTDPESPPYALDIIRTLDIEPEISEVQTVVLEEGNCVSSDAGEPPHAALNFVLGYLGTRELLVIESVCKSLQSTAEDDPFFWRNINICGKVDVKITDDILLKLTSKAQGGLESLSLVNCVMISDNGLNEVLLNNPKVTKLCVPGCTRLTIGGIVDSLKAFKSKGRPGLKHLSIAGMYGVTEAHFKELEKLLLGTDNLTQLNTHEPRFYRGGIHFPSCNDGRAIDIEQCPKCMNMRIVYDCPVVGCKGIKEGDTDPNTNAQRCRGCTLCIARCNWCGRCIDETVHEETFSLDLRCIDCGKKISKCE; via the exons ATGGCCttgaatttttcatatcgACCCATCTTTCCCGCACATCTTTCGGAGGAAAATTCGGTTTCTCCGATGAACATTTCAGGTGCTCCCGAGAGAAATTCTGACGTTTATGGGATGTCCTGGCTGATTAATCGGGAGCTAGAGAATTGCCTTGATTTTTTAGAGGACACCTGTGAAGGGGGTGGGTCGCGAGATTGTGTCCCGGGGGATGTTCTGGATCTCTTGCCTTCAGATCCATTTGGAATGGATATAAGTACCACTTTTACAGCGATCACTGGCTGGCTGGACGATCTGAATGTAGActatggtggtggtggtggtggttatGGAAGAGATGAGAGAGTTTTAGTTGATGAGAGTAATCAGCTTTTTGCTGGATTGAACTATATTTGGAACAATGCTTTTAGGCTCCAGTCGTTTCCCCATGGAAATGAAGGAATTGTTCATAGTTCTGGTGAGCGGGGGGGATTCAGTGAGTGGTCTGATGGGAGAAAAGTAGGTGGTTTGTCCTGCCATACTGATCCTCAATCATCATATGTTGTGGATACAATTCAGACCCTTGGTATTGAACCTGAAATTTCTGGAGGGGGATTTGGTTCGTGGTCCGATGAAAGAAATGCAGGTGGTTTATCCTGCCATAGTGATCTTGAATCACCATTTGTTCTGGATACAATTAAAACTCTTGGTACTGAACCTGAAATTTCTGGAGGGGGATTTGGTGCGTGGTCTGATGTGAGAACAGCGGGCTGTGTATCTTTCCATACCGATCTTGAGTCACCACGACATGTTGTGGATACGAATCAGACTTATAGTATTGAACCTGAAATTTCTGGAGGGGGATTTGGTGCGTGGTCTGATGGGAGAACAGCAGGCTGTGTATCTTTACGTACCGATCTTGAGTCGCCACGACATGTTATGGATACAATTCAGACTCTTGGTATTGAGCCTGAAATTTCAGAAGGGGGATTCGGTGCATGGTCCGATGGGAGAACAGCAGGCTGTGTATCTTTCCGTACTGATCTTGAGTCACCACGACACGTTGTGGATACAATTCAGACTCTTGGTATTGAGACTGAAATTTCAGGAGGGGGATTCAGTACGTGGTCTGATGGGAGAACAGCAGGCTGTGTATCTTTCTGTACTGATCTTGACTCACCACGATATGTTGTGGATACGATTCAGACTTATAGTATTGAACCTGAAATTTCTGGAAGGGGATTCGGTGCATGGTCTGATGGGAGAACAGCAGGCTGTGTATCTTTACGTACCGATCTTGAGTCACCACGACATGTTGTGGATACAATTCAGACTTTTAGTATTGCACCTGAAATTTCTGGAGGGGGATTTGGTGC GTGGTCCGATGGGAGAACAGCAGCCTGTGTATCTTTACGTACCGATCTTGAGTCACCACGACATGTTGTGGATACAATTCAGAATTTTAGTATTGAACCTGAAATTTCTGGAGGGGGATTTGGTGCATGGTCTGATGGGAGAAGAGCAGGTGGTGTATCTTGCCATACTGATCCTGAATCACCACCATATGCTCTGGATATAATTCGTACTCTTGATATCGAACCCGAAATTTCTGAGGTGCAAACTGTAGTTCTTGAAGAGGGAAATTGTGTCTCTTCCGATGCAGGCGAACCTCCTCACGcagctttaaattttgtgCTCGGTTATCTGGGAACGCGGGAACTTCTCGTTATTGAATCGGTTTGCAAGTCCCTGCAGTCAACTGCAGAAGACGACCctttcttttggagaaacaTTAACATATGTGGAAAGGTGGATGTGAAAATTACAGACGACATTCTCTTAAAATTGACTAGCAAGGCTCAAGGTGGTCTGGAAAGTCTGAGCCTTGTGAACTGTGTAATGATAAGTGATAATGGTCTCAACGAGGTTCTTCTCAATAATCCTAAGGTCACAAAG TTATGTGTTCCGGGATGCACGAGGCTCACCATTGGAGGCATTGTAGATAGTTTGAAGGCCTTCAAGTCGAAAGGTAGACCGGGATTGAAACATTTAAGTATAGCAGGAATGTATGGAGTAACAGAAGCTCATTTTAAAGAGTTGGAGAAGCTGTTATTAGGAACTGACAACTTGACTCAGCTAAACACCCACGAGCCTCGATTCTATCGGGGTGGAATTCATTTTCCATCGTGCAACGATGGACGTGCCATCGACATAGAACAATGCCCGAAATGCATGAACATGAGGATTGTTTATGACTGCCCGGTGGTTGGGTGCAAGGGAATAAAAGAAGGCGACACCGACCCAAACACGAACGCGCAGAGATGCAGGGGATGCACGCTTTGTATAGCTCGATGCAATTGGTGTGGACGTTGTATCGATGAGACAGTACACGAGGAGACGTTTTCTCTGGATTTGCGTTGCATTGATTGTGGGAAGAAGATATCCAAATGTGAATAG